tctcattgttttctgtgtctgaGAGAGCAAATAGATGTTATCTTACAAAATGGATCAAGGTCGTCCTGCCTGTCGACAAACGTCATGGTTTGATCCTTGGGGTCGTACATCTTCCTCACACTCAACGCCTTGTAAATCAGATCAAAAGTTTAAGTTactttcattttcataaaatgtcactGTTCAGTCCAAACCAATCACTACACTACTTTGCCATGTggtatatttatgtatagataaatcaatcaatctatacataaatgtattcagtttttttttgaccattcatttttgaattaaaaatattttgtcTCAGCATCATTATCCATGATCTCAATGTGgattaaaaaacttttttttagagACAACTAAGTTGTCAcaactttgtgttgtgtttataaaTCTACAAATGAACACACTGGATCCAGGTCCTCCTCCTTATCGACAAACGTCAGGGTTTTGTCCTTGGGGTCGTGCATCTTCAGCTCTTTCCCTATCTGCACCTTGTAAATCAGATAAAAAGTTTAAgttaatttcattttcataaatatCACTGTACATTCCAAACCAATCACTACACTACTTTGCGAAGTGgtatactgtatttatgtatagataaatcaatcaatctatACATAAATGTATTCAAGCAGAGCCTCCAAAACGTCATCAAAGTCCCACAACATTTAAGTAAATATTGATAAATATTTAGTCTCAGCATTATTATCCATGATCTAAATGtggattaaaattaaattaaaaataaaacattttagagACACCTGAGTTGTCACAACTTCACGTTGATGTTTGTTGTTCCTGTCGACATACGTCAGGGTTTTATCCTTGGGGTCGTGTATCTTCCTCGGCTCTTTCACTCTCTGTATCTTGTAAATCAGATAAAAATCCACATTATCTcaatgtggattaaaaaaacattttagagaCACCTGAGTTGTCACAACtgtgtactgtatttataaatatacaaatgaaCACACCAGATTCGGGCCGTCTTTCCTGTCGACGAACGTCAGGGTTTTATCCTTGGGGTTTTGCCTCATCTTCAGCTCTTCCACACATCTTGAAAACTGCAATGTGGTAACATAATATGTTTAACATATATTTTAACAATTATCCTGGTTTATAAACGTAATATGAATGTTGTTGTTACATAATGAATTGTATTACTCTTTGACTAGATTCTATGTGGGACCAACCCTTCAGCTATCATAATATGGAGGATTTTTTTCCAGGAAATAAACACCTAAGGTTCGGTTTAGTACTGTAGTTACGTGCAGGTCACACACTAAGCCTTTATCTCAACcaatattattatgattacaatttactgcagtCTCCTTTGCAAGGTTCTGTGTACCTGCAAACGTACAAACAAGAATAACTTGCAACTTAAAAACAGGATTGTTGTTGAGGAAGTTCATGAATTAAATATTGGATTGTATAATGCAATTTATGGCCCTTCCTGCCGACAAACATCAGGGTTTTATCCTTGGGGTTGTTCctcatcttcagctctgccacacattttgaaaacatctgcAATGTGgtaacataatattttttaagATATGTTAACAAATGTAATAtgaatgttgttattattgccCGGGGGACCCTAAATTCCCTTGGAACACCCCTGACAGTTTtaataaaattataatattaataaaagtaTTAACTTACATTagcggtgtagtggttagcactctcgccttgcagcgagaagacccgggttcgagccccggttggaccaagggcctttctgcatggagtttgcatgttctccccgtgtgtgcgtgggttctctccgggttctccggcttcctcccacagtccaaaaacatgcaatgtggggattaggtaaattggacactccaaattgaccataggagtgagtgtgagagtgaatggttgtttgtctctatctgtgtgtggccctgcgatggactggcgaactgtccagggtgtaccccgcctatcgcccgatgtagctgagattggcacagcaccccccgcgaccctctggtggaggataaagcggtagatgatgactgacttaCCTTAGCGTGTCggtgttttgtttattgtcaACAGGAAGCGTTGAAGACCGAACTACATGGCAGTTAGTTTCGCCCCGAGTGAAACAGGTTGTAAAGTGTGCAGATATTGTGAGATGTAGTGAGTAGGCTaagttgtgtctgtgtttgtcctctGAGTCCGTCTGTCTGGCTGTCCGCGTTGTCTCCTTTTAAGCCCTGACGACTGCTGCTGGCTTAGAAAGTGAAAGTTAGCAGGAGGGAAACATGATATTGGCTGCTGGGTGAGTATCGCTGCAAGTTTTTACTATCCCATTTTATCACGCAACAACCAAATGGCGTGACATTTGGTTGTTGTGACATGGTAGTTATCGAAGTTATATTGAGCAGTTTCTACTTTACAGTGCGGTTATGATTGTTTTATCATGTGTGTGACTTGTTTTGAGGCAATGGACGGTTGACAGGGGCTGGAACACCAACGCAACTGATGCCTTCACGGGCCATAGCGTAAAACAAGGGCTGGACTATGTGATCAAACAGGTTACCGTGATTAACGTTTTCTAAAAGAGTAGCTATCGTGAGAAATTTCACATAATTGAAGATTAATTTTGAACGGTGAATAAACCGTTACACGTGGTTTTAATTTACTGCAGTCTCCTTTGCAATGTTCTGTGTACCTGCAAACGTACAAACAAGGATAACTTGCAACTAAAAACAGGATTGTTGTTGAGGAAGTTCATGAATTAAATATTGGATTGTATAATGCAATTTATGGACAATTGAGGTGAGGTTTTTTGAGAATGTGTCCAGATCTATTTACAAAGGTTAATGATAGGTGGTTTTATAACTTCTGATGAGATGTGAACTTATCAATAAAGCTGACTCACTGTGTGGATGCTCAGGGAGTTTCCACCTGACACTGTTACTTATGGATAACCACAGTGTGAAAAACATCTTGTATATCACataaagagtttaagttacTTTCATCTTCATAAAATATCACTTTACAGTCCAAACCAATCactggttttaaatgtaaatagagCTCCGGACGTCACGTGACTTGTGCTTTTctcgcttttccactacatggtcccggctccaccatggatgtattataagaactggatagagcaccggcccctctgccttgaagaggCCACTTTCGATTACACCTGGAATCATCTTCATGTGCTTGGGAAAAGGCATTTTATGTCACTAATTGTTACAAACTGGACTTTCCCTCTTCTAGTGGACTTGGGTGTCATTTTCTTCACCTCCATAAGGGGGAGTGTCAGACTGATCCATACCTGGAGGGATGTAGAGTTTTTAAGCCTCTGAATAATACAGTAAGTTACTGTATTTAAAGATAGAAGAAAATATCACACACAAGGAAAGTAATTTACTTCTTTAAACTAAACATGtctatttgtctatttattgaattaaaatagggttgttgaaaatgaatgaacatgaGCATGTAGACATGACCGATCACAGCTAGAGGTTCATTTACATCTGTCGTCCCACAGGTCGGTGGTACAAAGCCAATTACCTTTGTTTTCTATAAAAGTGACAGGTGATAAGGTGCttatttttattgcacatgCAGTGGATTAGTAAACGGTTGAACGTTGCCCTTCTGTGCAAGGTTTCAATGGTCAATCTCAAACGATAAGCTTGCATTACTATTGTAGTTGGTCACAAATCAGGTTTGTATTTTGCCACATCTTTAAAGGAATATCACATGACAAAGTGTGTGAAGTGTCATATGAACACAAGTGTTGGCAGCCATCTTATGTCAGGGTTTGTGATGTTGTTGCTCCAAGTTGGAAATGCTCAACTCGGAAATTcagactacaactggaacgcatGTAAACAAACTAGAGAAACTATAGAAATATAATGGTAATAACAGGCAGTAGCGCTGGACTTCTCAGCTCcttaatatactgtatctgtatgttatgtatttatttgtaatcTGTACTTTTGTGTTGCTCCCACAAAATCACCTCTTCACCGTCTTTCTTTCACCGTCAATCTTCAGAGTGAATGTTGGAAGTGGGAAAACACTCATCAGTCAAATGCGGAGGAGAGGAGTGAAGAGATTTGGGGCTTTGACAGCCGTTGCTTCTTCTCCAACCTCACCAgacaggtatgtgtgtgtgtgtgtgtgtgtgtgtgtgtgtgtgtgaacatgagtCCCATTGACCTGCCTATTTCTaactttttcctttatttaacccCCCTCTAACCAATAGAGACAGCTGCCAGTGTTAAGCAGCCCCCTGGAGGGCCGCTGTTACAGACACAGGTGTACTGCACCAAACAGGTATCGAATCCAAGTTTCTGGCTCTGACTGGATGGactgtccagcagggggcacaaTTCAGGTAACATGACCCAACTACTATATCATAGTCTATAGTTCTATAGTTCTATTTTCCAAACTTTTAAATGGGGACCCAATGTTCTATCTATCATAACCATgtttacaatataaatataaattgcaATAAGAGTACATTTGAGCATAATATAACGTTTCTATTTGAAAAGCCATTTCTGTAGTAGTTGTACTAACATCACATTTAgattaaaatgtacacacagagcaacaaatactgtatatcttttgaaatatatacacatgacctgttttgctttttattctcaGATAAAAGGGTTCCAGGGTTTAGTTTCCTGTCCACAGAGGAGGTTATGTCTGTACCCTGACATTACTCCTCCCCCAGGTGATGTTAATCCTGCTTCTCACACCAGGCAAGTATGGAAAAATAAGgattgttttttaatcacaataataattgttcaaaaataataagtatttccaatgtttttaaacaatatctaAATATGTTAAAGTGCAGatctaaataaaagtctttgtagGTTCGTAGTCAACctttatgtttattattctAGTTCTGAAGTATCGGGTCTGTATTTATAAGTATAATATGAGTGCACAGCTCAATAAATGCAGACATTTCTCATTTAACAGATATCTTGTttcattaataataacaactggTTTTGATCATTTCTATTTTATGTATTCATTGTATGGTGTCCAGCAGAGTTTATGCTCTATAATCTCTATAATAGTTTAAcatgaatatgatttttttttttaaatgtcatctgcaaatatAATAACGTTCAAGTCATTAGATACTATGAAAATATCAACATAACATGGTAATAACTTCGGTCCCAGTACTGAACCTTGTGGAATACCACAGGTTATTCTTCTACAATGGGATTCAGTATTGTTCATTATAACATCCCAAACTCTTATTTATCTATATTTTTTCAGCGACCCTTATGAGATGTTCGCCTCTGTGCCAGTGCTGGccttcgctgctgctgctgctgctgctgctgctgctgctgctgctgtgtgtctcCTGGCTGTGTCCTACAGGAAATGTCGCTCATGCAGGGACAGGATCCACACTGTCCCAGAAGATCACAGTCACCCTTAGAAACATCCACCACAGAGAGACTTGAATAAAGTAActgtaagtttttgttttttttctcccctcactAACATGATATAAGGTGCTTTATATTtttgatgtaaaacaaaatgaataagAACAATAACGAATGCTAACTCAACATTCCCAACTAATTAAATCACAGACACAATccatgtttaataaaaaaatttattAATACAAAGGCAGTGAGGTTTTTATATTGCACACATTTGGAAAATAATAGTGTTAGATTCTGGTATGGCTGCACACACATCATGATTTAAAGTCTAcccattttacatttatattatttaacatgttttttttttttgatatattAATATTGTTAAATATATACACTTTAATTGCAGTGATTTTGGTGTGGCCACCCCAAAAGGGAGAAGTTCCATTACTACAGGTCATACAATTTAAATTATTatggcattattattattacaaagtaAGATGTGCAAACTGGATTATACGAGTGTGCACTGTCAACAGAGCTGGTTACTAATGCTTTTGCtaagcagcagcaataacaacCATTTTGTTTACACTGGCAGAAAATTAATTGTTCACTATTTGTGCTAATGACaccaagttttgtttttttaaatatatataaatgtcttGTATTCAAACCCTTGTCAAACAAGTTGACAGTGCTGACTGAGTTTCACATGACTAGTGTTTCTCAGTAAAGTGGTTTGTAGGTCTTTGTAAATATCACCTACAGTAACGCACCGCagcattaaaattaaaaatcgGTGACATTGCCACTTCATGCAGAGATGGGCCTTCTTGTcgttgttcttcttctgtgcCATATTGGAATGGAGGTCTGTCTGGGAGCCACACCACTGACACACATTTGATATGGCGTACTAGTTTTACTACATTTATCCTTTAGTTTCAGGCAGATAAAGCAGAACTCCACTTGGCAGCGAGGGCAGGGAATGTTTTTGCAGTACTGCTGGTTGTGCTCCACCTTCAAGCCACATTTAGGACAGGCTCGCACTGCAGGGCAGTTGGTAGCGCCCTTCACCTCAGGAAGACTGATGGTGCGGCATGACTTCAGAATCTGCAGGTCCTTGTTGACACAGCCGGAGTTGCCGCAGCGGTAACGTTGGGGGGCAGCACCCTTCCACGGCTGTAGACACTGCCAGcagaagagagagtgtgtgggaTCATCAACTGCACAAAtggtgcatttcacacacaggtTGGATAGATCTGTTCTCTCCACGTATGTCTTGCACTGTGGGCACTGATATGGAAAAAGAGAACAATTTAAAACAGGTCACTTACAGGTCattcaacaaaaacatcaatagCTAACTCTTGAAGAttacaatgacctggatgaataaGAACCTCCACAGACAACATGTAGGAGGTTTTCTTGGCAGAAATACAGAGGAACGGGTTGTGATGTGGCTCACCGTGccaggaccatgtagtggaaaagtggcatAATTGGACTACTGTCTTTGTCCCAGTTTACAAGCACTAGCAGCTACACTAGGTAGTGATATTCCCCACATTAAGCTTGTTTGTATTAGGCAGTTTCCGGTTTAGATGGCAGGTATTTGTGAGCAAGTCAAGTGCCATTCCAAGTTTTCCTACTATCCTTGAacttatattaatatatttaattcTTTAAGAAGATTGAGCATTAATGTAGTCTCCCGGTCTGGATTTCACCATGCTTCTCtaattgtcttcttcttcttcggtgTACTTGTTTCTTCTATAATTTCCATTTCCATGCAATAGTAATTCAACTCCCAACCAGATTATTGAAAAAATCGATGTATTTTAAAActctttaaaacacaataattattttatttcatttgtaaacGTACTGACAAACAGAGAATAATGACATTTAGGTGCACTTGATGttgctttaattatttaaataataaaaaacaaacaaaaaaacattggacCACTTACTGGCTGAGCATCACAGTAGGATGTAACAGCGAGGTTGGCCATGGTCATTTCAAAGTCTTCCATTTCTTCAGGAGACAAATCAGCCAGCCTGCGCACTTCCTGGTATGACCAACGTTTATTGCATTTTTTGGTACCGTTTACTAGAGCAGGACATCTGAAGTGGTTATCCCCCTTTAAaaagcagagacaaaaaaacagacaagcaTGAGACAACAGTACGGACCAAACAAGCCgtatattatgtaaataatcgATTGTGcgaatatttaaaaacactttttgttaAAAAGTCTTTGGTCTAGAAAATTCAGGAACATTCATGCACTtttaaatgagcattttattaAATTCAGGGCTTTACCTATAATGGGAgtattttactttgttatatTGATACTGTAACTTTAGAAATCTGGGTTTTGTCTGGGTCCAGTTCTATCCGGAGCCTGTGACATatcatgtgacatgttttcatggagtcaaacaaataaataaatagacggTGTTGTTGCAGTGTAGCTGTACTGTGTCAGTCACACCTATTGGCTCCTTCTAAGTGCCCAAATTAATaggcacaaaaaaagaagaacaacaagaacaaaaaagagttaaaaggTGTAGATACCTCGTCCAATCTACTGCGACACCACCCCGTTAGAGTTTCCGGGGTGACAGCGTGGCCGCATGACATCAGTGCTTTGAGACAACCATCGTCTGACGCTGCAGTGTAtgacaaatatttttattttttttcatcccaACTCCACAACTCtcattgtttctgtgtctgagaGAGCAAATAGATGttatcttacacactggatccAGGTCGTCCTGCCTGTCGACAAACGTCAAGGTTTTATCCTTTGGGTCGTATATCTTCTTCAGCTTTTTAAAACTCTTCCTCAATTTTGACCTAATCTGCAATGTGGTTACATAATATTTTTAGTTCACATTAACAATTATCctggtttaaaaatgttatgttgttattatataaAGAATTGTATTACTCTTTGACTAGATTCTATATGGGACCAACCCTTCAATTATAATATGGAGGATTTTTTTCCAGGAAATAAACACCTAAGGTTCTGTTTAGTACTGTAGTTACATGCAGGTCACACACTAAGCCTTTATCTCAACcaatattattatgattacaCTTTACTGCAGTCTCCTTTGCAATGTTCTGTATACCCGTGAATGTACAAACAAGAATAACTTGCAACTTAAAAACATGATTGTTGTTGAGAAAGTTCAAGTTCATACTTtcattttactttcattttcatAAACCGTCACTGTACAGTCCAAACCAATCACATCTGCGATTTGGTATATTAATTATAGATGAATAAATCAatctatacataaatatattcaAGCAGAGCCTCCAAAACGTCAGGGTTTTAAGGCCCACAAAGTCATCATATCATCTGAGTGCCACAACATTAAAGTTAATATTGAACATTCattattgaatttaaaatgttttgtctcaCCATTATTATCCATGACCATGATCCatggattaaaacattttagagACAACTGAGTTGTCAcagctttgtgttgtgtttataaatatacaaattaCTGTTATGTGCAATTATATTttctaacatgtttacattttttttgttcttttatttaaagataCGCGGGTGTATTTAACTGCCACATGTTGTTATTTGTCCATTATGAAGTTATTCTAtcattaaaacaattattttaactTTGCAGCGAATTATCAtacccccgccccccctcccTTGAAACACCCCTGACagttttaataatatatataataataaaatgtaacttACCATAGCGTGTCggtgtttgattgttttgttttaaatgtacaccCCTTTATTTTCAACAGGAAGCGTTGAAGCCGAACTACATGACAGTTAGTTTCGCCCAGAGTGAAACAGTCAGGGTTTGTTGTTAAGTGTGCAGATATTGTGAGATGTAgcggtgtgtctgtgtttgtcctctCAGTCCGTCTGTCTGACTGTCCGCAGTGTCTCCTTCTTTTAAGGATGACTGATGACTGCTGCTGGCTTAGAAAGTGAAAGTTAGCAGGAGGGAAACATGAGGCTGTTCGGTGAGTATCGTTGCTCATTGTTTTTACCCTCCCATATTATCACACAACAACCAAATGGCGTGTTGTTGTGACGTGGTAGTTATATCGAAGTTATATTGAGCATTTGCTACCTTACAGTGCGGTTATGATTGTTTTATCATGTGTGTAACTTGTTTTGAGGCAACGGACGGTTGACAGTGGCTGGAACACCAACGCAACTGATGCCTTCACGGGCCATAGCATAGCATGTAAAACAAGGGCTGGACTATGTGATCAAACAGGTTACCGTGATTAACGTTTTCTAAAAGAGTAGCTATCGTGAGAAATAATTGAAGATTAATTTTGAACGGTGAATAAACCGTCACACgtggttttaaatgtaaatagagCTCCGGACGTCACGTGACTGGTGCTTTTctcgcttttccactacatggtcccggctccaccatggatgtattataagaactgggtagagcaccgccccctctgccttgaagaggTCACTTCC
This Solea solea chromosome 3, fSolSol10.1, whole genome shotgun sequence DNA region includes the following protein-coding sequences:
- the LOC131456187 gene encoding ankyrin repeat and IBR domain-containing protein 1-like translates to MIRSKLRKSFKKLKKIYDPKDKTLTFVDRQDDLDPVSSDDGCLKALMSCGHAVTPETLTGWCRSRLDEGDNHFRCPALVNGTKKCNKRWSYQEVRRLADLSPEEMEDFEMTMANLAVTSYCDAQPCPQCKTYVERTDLSNLCVKCTICAVDDPTHSLFCWQCLQPWKGAAPQRYRCGNSGCVNKDLQILKSCRTISLPEVKGATNCPAVRACPKCGLKVEHNQQYCKNIPCPRCQVEFCFICLKLKDKCSKTSTPYQMCVSGVAPRQTSIPIWHRRRTTTRRPISA